In Odontesthes bonariensis isolate fOdoBon6 chromosome 9, fOdoBon6.hap1, whole genome shotgun sequence, the following proteins share a genomic window:
- the cyp2y3 gene encoding cytochrome P450 2Y3, which translates to MEFFTTLILAVLILALLWLLTVNTSKKYNLPPGPSALPLIGNLPQIDKKTPFKSFLEFSKIHGPVVTLYLGWQRVVVLVGYDTVKGALVDQADDFTGRGPLPVLLKATRGYGLGISNGDRWRQLRRFTLTTLRDFGMGRKGMEEWIQEESKHLNSRVSASKGEPFDPTLLLSRTTSNVICCLVFGQRFNYEDKQFLHLLSNIGDVLRFGSSHTGVMYNIFPWLMERLPGYQHTVFAGIEEIREFVETKIQEHKETLNPSCPRDFIDCFLIRSAQEKDIPTTEFHHENLVSTVLNLFLAGTETTSSTIRYALSVLIKHQNVQEKMQQEIDTVIGKDRCPSMEDRKSLPFSDAAIHEVQRFLDLVPYSLPHYTLQDVSFRAYTIPKDTVVIPLLHSVLKEENQWATPFSFNPKHFLDQNGNFKKNPAFMPFSAGKRACVGESLARMELFIFLVSLLQNFTFSCPEGPDSISLTPEYSGLGNLPRRYDIIATPR; encoded by the exons ATGGAGTTTTTCACAACTCTGATCTTGGCAGTGCTGATCTTAGCTCTGCTCTGGCTGTTAACTGTGAACACCAGTAAGAAGTATAATTTGCCTCCGGGACCGTCCGCACTTCCTCTGATAGGAAACCTGCCACAAATAGACAAGAAAACGCCCTTTAAAAGCTTTCTGGAG ttCAGTAAAATCCATGGTCCTGTGGTGACATTGTACCTGGGCTGGCAGCGGGTTGTGGTTCTGGTCGGGTATGACACAGTTAAAGGTGCCCTGGTGGACCAGGCAGATGATTTCACAGGCAGAGGGCCACTGCCAGTTCTACTGAAAGCTACCAGAGGATACG GTTTAGGGATCAGCAACGGGGACCGCTGGCGCCAGCTGCGGCGTTTCACTCTAACAACTCTACGAGATTTTGGGATGGGACGTAAAGGGATGGAGGAGTGGATCCAGGAGGAGAGCAAACACTTGAACTCTCGCGTAAGCGCATCCAAAG GGGAACCATTTGACCCCACGCTGTTGCTGAGTCGCACCACGTCCAATGTGATCTGCTGCCTGGTGTTTGGCCAGCGCTTCAATTACGAAGACAAGCAGTTCTTGCACCTTCTCAGCAACATAGGGGATGTGTTAAGGTTCGGTAGCAGCCACACTGGTGTG ATGTACAACATCTTCCCCTGGCTCATGGAGCGTCTCCCGGGCTACCAGCACACTGTTTTTGCCGGGATCGAAGAGATCAGAGAGTTTGTCGAGACAAAGATCCAAGAGCACAAAGAGACGCTGAACCCCAGCTGCCCGAGAGACTTTATCGACTGCTTCCTCATCCGAAGTGCTCAG GAAAAGGACATTCCCACAACTGAGTTCCACCATGAAAACCTGGTCTCCACAGTGCTGAACCTGTTCCTGGCAGGAACAGAAACCACCAGCTCCACCATCAGATATGCTCTCAGTGTGCTGATTAAACACCAGAATGTACAGG AGAAAATGCAGCAGGAGATCGACACTGTGATTGGAAAAGATCGATGTCCCAGCATGGAGGACAGGAAGTCCCTCCCCTTTTCAGATGCCGCCATCCACGAGGTGCAGCGCTTTCTTGACCTCGTCCCCTACAGCCTTCCTCACTACACACTGCAAGACGTCTCATTTAGGGCTTACACAATCCCCAAG GATACTGTGGTTATTCCTTTGCTGCACTCTGTGCTGAAAGAAGAAAATCAATGGGCGACTCCCTTTTCCTTCAACCCCAAGCACTTCCTGGACCAGAATGGCAACTTCAAGAAAAACCCTGCATTCATGCCATTTTCTGCAG GGAAAAGAGCCTGTGTTGGCGAGTCTCTGGCTCGCATGGAGCTGTTTATCTTCTTGGTGTCGCTCCTGCAGAATTTCACCTTCTCCTGCCCTGAAGGCCCAGACAGCATCAGCCTCACTCCAGAATACAGCGGCCTCGGCAACCTGCCTCGTAGGTACGACATCATCGCCACACCgcggtga
- the LOC142388002 gene encoding uncharacterized protein LOC142388002, whose amino-acid sequence MSPQSLQRQRSIASCITDRDPLPDSSSDKDPGSPRVGEGTPPSARVAERGGSFRERRQQQASGQRRSLRSVSVAPPHRVSDCLRHGNSSDARAVRAVCLLMGGAAASSALGYLNSCSPSSPLAARASEIGHGTGAFSELPAGGSFHACSQDVDPPHFNSFDFDGDSDFDAFDCGGFAF is encoded by the exons ATGTCACCCCAGAGCCTTCAGAGGCAGCGCAGCATTGCTTCCTGCATCACAGACAGAGACCCGCTGCCCGACTCATCCAGCGATAAGGACCCCGGCTCCCCCAGGGTTGGTGAGGGCACTCCTCCTTCGGCTCGGGTCGCTGAGAGAGGAGGATCGTTCAGGGAAAGGCGCCAACAACAAG CCAGTGGACAGAGGCGGTCCCTGCGCAGTGTTTCAGTAGCGCCGCCTCATCGTGTGTCAGATTGTCTTCGCCATGGCAACAGCAGCGATGCCCGGGCAGTGAGGGCGGTGTGTTTGCTGATGGGAGGGGCAGCGGCCTCCTCCGCCTTGGGCTACCTCAACTCCTGCTCCCCTTCCTCGCCGCTCGCCGCCAGAGCCTCGGAGATCGGCCACGGAACAGGGGCCTTCTCTGAGCTTCCTGCAGGCGGCTCCTTTCACGCCTGCAGCCAGGACGTCGACCCCCCACACTTCAACAGCTTCGACTTTGATGGAGACTCCGACTTTGATGCATTTGACTGTGGTGGATTTGCCTTTTAA
- the LOC142388757 gene encoding cyclin-dependent kinase-like 1, whose amino-acid sequence MEKYEKLSKIGEGSYGVVFKCRHRDTGQIVAIKKFVESEDDPVIKKIALREIRMLKQLKHVNLVNLLEVFRRKRRLHLVFEFCEQTVLNELDKHPRGVPEAQLKSIVWQTLQAVNFCHKHNCIHRDVKPENILLTKTGVIKLCDFGFARILTGPEDDYTDYVATRWYRAPELLVGDTQYGPPVDVWALGCVFAELLNGNPLWPGKSDVDQLYLIRKTLGDLIPHHQQVFRSNVFFSGVSIPEPDTTEPLEKRFHGVSPHALQVMKSCLVMDPSLRLSCEELLELPYFQEEAGLNWGREGERPGRRHDRGSRRRQAGAQYLPQLPHSNISPAPDVKKHVKHKYHLPNI is encoded by the exons ATGGAGAAATATGAAAAACTGTCTAAAATCGGGGAGGGCTCATACGGTGTGGTGTTCAAGTGCAGACACAGAGATACCGGCCAGATAGTCGCCATCAAGAAGTTTGTGGAGTCTGAAGATGACCCGGTCATCAAGAAGATCGCCCTGCGAGAAATACGCATGCTGAAG CAGCTGAAACATGTGAATTTGGTCAACCTGCTGGAGGTCTTCAGGAGGAAAAGACGGCTCCATTTGGTGTTTGAGTTCTGCGAACAGACGGTCCTCAATGAGCTGGACAAACACCCCCGAGG gGTGCCCGAGGCTCAGCTGAAGAGCATAGTGTGGCAGACTCTGCAGGCTGTCAACTTCTGCCACAAACACAAC TGCATCCACCGGGACGTGAAGCCAGAGAACATCCTCCTCACCAAAACGGGGGTCATCAAGCTCTGTGACTTTGGCTTCGCCCGCATCCTGA CGGGACCGGAGGACGACTACACGGACTACGTGGCGACGCGGTGGTACCGGGCCCCCGAGCTGCTGGTCGGGGACACTCAGTACGGACCCCCGGTGGACGTGTGGGCTCTTGGCTGCGTCTTTGCTGAGCTTCTCAATGGGAATCCGCTGTGGCCCGGGAAGTCCGACGTGGACCAGCTCTACCTTATCCGAAAAACTCTCG GGGACTTGATCCCTCATCACCAACAGGTTTTCCGCTCCAACGTCTTCTTCAGCGGAGTCAGTATTCCTGAACCCGACACAACG GAGCCCTTGGAAAAGCGCTTCCATGGAGTTTCTCCTCATGCCCTGCAGGTTATGAAG TCGTGCCTGGTGATGGACCCGTCTCTGCGGCTGTCCTGTGAGGAGCTGCTGGAGCTGCCGTACTTTCAGGAGGAGGCGGGGCTGAACTGGGGCCGCGAGGGTGAGCGCCCGGGGAGACGGCACGACAGAGGCTCCCGGCGCAGACAGGCCGGG GCTCAGTACCTGCCTCAGTTACCGCACAGCAACATCTCACCGGCACCAGACGTCAAGAAACACGTGAAGCATAAATATCACCTGCCCAACATTTAA